One segment of Brassica napus cultivar Da-Ae chromosome C3, Da-Ae, whole genome shotgun sequence DNA contains the following:
- the LOC106447615 gene encoding LOB domain-containing protein 20 translates to MADQLRSHNTSDSRRKSSAGKRTSLRTTTSSFSSGGAMAETATTGTGTASPCGACKFLRRKCASGCIFAPHFGSDQGAARFAAVHKVFGASNVSKLLHHIPVNRRHDAVVTISYEAQARLSDPVYGCVSTILALQQQVAALQSELSLVQSQLVNSRVAMANVMQQQQQQSHHHQQQQLVVMQQPEYSNNSSASTMNRFTATAAAAIGYDVMAPANLQHSLQPMPRHQQVTRNQHEDEEESGADFSVAVGSTAVAAEVIFPAEGFHRI, encoded by the exons ATGGCTGATCAGCTACGAAGCCACAACACTTCAGATTCTCGTCGCAAATCATCAGCCGGGAAACGAACCTCACTACGTACTACAAcgtcatcattttcttccggcGGAGCCATGGCGGAGACTGCAACGACGGGGACAGGAACGGCGTCGCCTTGTGGGGCTTGCAAGTTCTTGAGAAGGAAGTGTGCTAGTGGATGCATTTTCGCTCCACATTTCGGGTCGGACCAAGGAGCGGCTAGGTTCGCGGCGGTCCATAAGGTGTTTGGAGCTAGCAACGTGTCTAAACTGTTGCATCACATTCCGGTGAACCGTCGTCACGACGCGGTGGTTACGATTTCATACGAGGCTCAGGCTAGGCTCTCTGATCCTGTGTATGGCTGCGTCTCAACTATCCTTGCTCTCCAACAACAG GTGGCTGCGCTACAATCGGAGTTATCGTTGGTGCAATCACAACTAGTAAACAGTAGAGTCGCAATGGCCAACGTtatgcaacaacaacaacaacaaagccaccaccaccaacaacaacaattaGTCGTTATGCAACAACCCGAATACTCCAACAACTCATCCGCTTCCACCATGAACCGCTTCACCGCGACGGCAGCAGCGGCCATCGGCTATGACGTCATGGCTCCGGCTAACTTACAACATTCGTTGCAGCCTATGCCACGGCATCAGCAGGTTACAAGAAATCAgcatgaggatgaggaagagagTGGTGCTGATTTTTCGGTAGCTGTTGGTTCGACGGCGGTGGCTGCGGAGGTTATCTTTCCGGCGGAGGGTTTTCACCGGATATGA
- the LOC106447614 gene encoding probable inactive leucine-rich repeat receptor-like protein kinase At3g03770 isoform X2 gives MEKHFCGMPLLLLVLLLSSIDRSTQLQSSQSQTLLRLQQLLHYPNVLTSWNNFTDFCNSEPHASLTVVCYEDSVTQLHIIGDRQTHMLPKSFSLDSFVTTLVKLPDVKVLTLVSLGLWGRLPEKINRLYSLEILNVSSNFLFGPIPHELSSLASLQTLILDENMFSGRVPDWIGSLPSLAVLSLRNNAFNSSLPSSLRSLSGLRVLSLANNRFNGDLPDLSRLTNLQVLDLEGNSFGPLFPRLSHKLVTLILSKNRFRSAVSSQEVSSLYQLQHLDLSFNTFVGPFPTSLMSLPAITYLNISHNKLTGRLSTNLSCNSELMLVDLSSNLLTGNLPACLKPSSSTSRDVVYAGNCLATSNEDQRPVSYCSNEALAVGIIPQRRNRVSKLSIALGVIAGILGMILLAGALFVVVRRMNAKRTATKASPRLIKDNASFGYTSKLLSDARYISQTMKLGALGLPSYRTFSLEELEYATNNFESSAFMGEGSQGQIYRGRLKDGSFVAIRCLKMKKSCSTQNLMHHIELIAKLRHRNLVSVLGHCFECYLDDSTVSRMFFVFEYVPNGELRSWISEGHMGRLLTWEQRISIAIGVAKGIQFLHTGIVPGVYDNNLRITDVLLDNNLAAKISSYNLPLLVEGLGKVGQVVSRTCPKGTLSIKDEDKIDIYDFGVILLELIVGRPLRAKGQVDVLKEQLQASISGDDGARRSMVDPTVHRTCSDQSLKTMMEICVRCLIKDPLDRPSIEDVLWNLQFASQVQEGWLQNSNPPSIRGSPSPAASSLPPPSRLHITTLESPRDSGYEEHER, from the exons ATGGAGAAACACTTTTGTGGCATGCCATTACTGCTTCTAGTTCTGCTTTTATCCTCCATAGACAGATCAACACAGCTTCAATCATCTCAATCTCAAACCCTTTTGAGGCTGCAGCAGCTTCTCCACTATCCCAATGTCCTAACCAGCTGGAATAACTTCACAGACTTCTGCAACTCAGAGCCACATGCCTCTCTAACCGTTGTATGCTACGAAGATAGTGTAACGCAGCTTCATATTATAGGAGACAGACAAACTCACATGTTACCAAAGAGTTTCTCACTAGACTCATTTGTCACTACTCTTGTTAAGCTCCCTGATGTTAAGGTTCTCACCTTAGTGTCTCTCGGGTTATGGGGTCGGTTACCTGAAAAAATCAACCGTTTGTACTCGTTAGAGATTCTCAATGTGAGTTCTAACTTCCTCTTTGGACCCATTCCCCATGAACTCTCCTCGCTTGCTAGCCTTCAGACACTCATACTCGATGAGAATATGTTTTCTGGTCGTGTACCGGATTGGATTGGTTCTTTACCGAGTTTAGCTGTGTTGAGCTTGAGAAATAATGCTTTCAACAGCTCATTGCCTTCTTCATTACGTAGCTTGTCAGGTCTTAGAGTGCTTTCTCTAGCTAATAACCGGTTTAATGGAGATTTACCTGATCTAAGCCGTTTGACAAACCTACAAGTGCTTGACCTTGAAGGAAACTCTTTCGGACCGTTGTTTCCTCGGTTAAGTCACAAGTTGGTTACTCTTATACTCAGCAAGAACAGGTTTAGGTCGGCAGTATCATctcaagaagtgagttcttTGTATCAGCTTCAACATTTGGATCTTTCATTCAATACATTCGTTGGTCCGTTTCCCACTTCCTTGATGTCTCTCCCTGCCATAACTTACTTGAACATTTCACACAACAAACTCACCGGGCGGCTTTCGACAAATCTTTCCTGCAACTCGGAGTTGATGTTAGTGGATCTCTCATCAAATCTTCTTACAGGAAACTTGCCTGCTTGTCTTAAACCGAGTTCCAGCACAAGCAGAGATGTTGTCTATGCAGGTAACTGCTTGGCTACTTCAAATGAAGACCAGCGTCCAGTTTCTTATTGTAGCAATGAAGCTCTTGCTGTTGGAATCATACCACAGAGGAGGAACAGGGTTTCCAAGTTGAGTATTGCCTTAGGTGTAATTGCAGGCATTCTTGGGATGATTCTCCTTGCTGGTGCATTGTTTGTAGTTGTCAGGAGAATGAATGCTAAGAGAACAGCAACGAAAGCTTCACCAAGATTGATCAAAGATAatgcttcatttggatacacaTCAAAGCTACTCTCAGATGCAA GGTATATCTCTCAGACAATGAAGCTAGGAGCACTAGGTCTTCCTTCTTACAGGACATTCTCTCTGGAAGAACTTGAGTATGCCACAAACAACTTTGAATCCTCTGCTTTCATGGGTGAAGGTTCTCAAGGACAG ATTTATAGAGGGAGGTTGAAAGATGGATCCTTTGTGGCAATAAGATGTTTGAAAATGAAGAAAAGTTGCAGTACCCAAAACCTGATGCATCACATTGAGCTCATTGCTAAACTGAGACACCGTAATTTGGTTAGTGTGTTAGGGCACTGCTTTGAGTGCTACTTAGATGATTCAACAGTCAGCAGAATGTTCTTTGTCTTTGAGTATGTCCCAAATGGAGAACTCAGGAGCTGGATCTCAG AGGGGCATATGGGAAGATTGCTTACTTGGGAACAACGCATAAGCATAGCCATAGGTGTAGCAAAAGGGATCCAGTTCTTGCATACTGGTATTGTGCCTGGTGTTTATGATAATAACCTGAGAATAACAGACGTTTTGCTTGATAATAACCTCGCTGCAAAAATCAGTAGCTATAACCTTCCATTGCTAGTGGAAGGTCTTGGAAAG GTGGGGCAAGTAGTATCTCGAACCTGTCCGAAAGGCACTCTAAG CATCAAAGATGAAGATAAGATCGATATCTATGACTTTGGAGTGATCTTGCTTGAACTTATAGTGGGAAGACCATTAAGAGCAAAGGGTCAAGTCGATGTTCTAAAAGAGCAG TTACAAGCAAGCATCTCAGGGGATGATGGAGCGCGTAGGAGCATGGTGGATCCAACGGTCCATAGAACATGTTCAGACCAATCACTCAAGACGATGATGGAGATATGTGTAAGGTGTCTCATCAAAGACCCTTTAGACCGGCCTTCCATTGAAGATGTCCTGTGGAATCTTCAGTTTGCTTCTCAAGTCCAAGAAGGCTGGCTACAAAACAGCAATCCTCCTAGCATTCGCGGCTCGCCTTCTCCTGCTGCttcctctcttcctcctccCTCTCGTTTACACATTACAACACTCGAGTCTCCCCGTGATTCAG GATATGAAGAACATGAGAGGTAG
- the LOC106447614 gene encoding probable inactive leucine-rich repeat receptor-like protein kinase At3g03770 isoform X1 encodes MEKHFCGMPLLLLVLLLSSIDRSTQLQSSQSQTLLRLQQLLHYPNVLTSWNNFTDFCNSEPHASLTVVCYEDSVTQLHIIGDRQTHMLPKSFSLDSFVTTLVKLPDVKVLTLVSLGLWGRLPEKINRLYSLEILNVSSNFLFGPIPHELSSLASLQTLILDENMFSGRVPDWIGSLPSLAVLSLRNNAFNSSLPSSLRSLSGLRVLSLANNRFNGDLPDLSRLTNLQVLDLEGNSFGPLFPRLSHKLVTLILSKNRFRSAVSSQEVSSLYQLQHLDLSFNTFVGPFPTSLMSLPAITYLNISHNKLTGRLSTNLSCNSELMLVDLSSNLLTGNLPACLKPSSSTSRDVVYAGNCLATSNEDQRPVSYCSNEALAVGIIPQRRNRVSKLSIALGVIAGILGMILLAGALFVVVRRMNAKRTATKASPRLIKDNASFGYTSKLLSDARYISQTMKLGALGLPSYRTFSLEELEYATNNFESSAFMGEGSQGQIYRGRLKDGSFVAIRCLKMKKSCSTQNLMHHIELIAKLRHRNLVSVLGHCFECYLDDSTVSRMFFVFEYVPNGELRSWISEGHMGRLLTWEQRISIAIGVAKGIQFLHTGIVPGVYDNNLRITDVLLDNNLAAKISSYNLPLLVEGLGKVGQVVSRTCPKGTLSIKDEDKIDIYDFGVILLELIVGRPLRAKGQVDVLKEQLQASISGDDGARRSMVDPTVHRTCSDQSLKTMMEICVRCLIKDPLDRPSIEDVLWNLQFASQVQEGWLQNSNPPSIRGSPSPAASSLPPPSRLHITTLESPRDSGRYEEHER; translated from the exons ATGGAGAAACACTTTTGTGGCATGCCATTACTGCTTCTAGTTCTGCTTTTATCCTCCATAGACAGATCAACACAGCTTCAATCATCTCAATCTCAAACCCTTTTGAGGCTGCAGCAGCTTCTCCACTATCCCAATGTCCTAACCAGCTGGAATAACTTCACAGACTTCTGCAACTCAGAGCCACATGCCTCTCTAACCGTTGTATGCTACGAAGATAGTGTAACGCAGCTTCATATTATAGGAGACAGACAAACTCACATGTTACCAAAGAGTTTCTCACTAGACTCATTTGTCACTACTCTTGTTAAGCTCCCTGATGTTAAGGTTCTCACCTTAGTGTCTCTCGGGTTATGGGGTCGGTTACCTGAAAAAATCAACCGTTTGTACTCGTTAGAGATTCTCAATGTGAGTTCTAACTTCCTCTTTGGACCCATTCCCCATGAACTCTCCTCGCTTGCTAGCCTTCAGACACTCATACTCGATGAGAATATGTTTTCTGGTCGTGTACCGGATTGGATTGGTTCTTTACCGAGTTTAGCTGTGTTGAGCTTGAGAAATAATGCTTTCAACAGCTCATTGCCTTCTTCATTACGTAGCTTGTCAGGTCTTAGAGTGCTTTCTCTAGCTAATAACCGGTTTAATGGAGATTTACCTGATCTAAGCCGTTTGACAAACCTACAAGTGCTTGACCTTGAAGGAAACTCTTTCGGACCGTTGTTTCCTCGGTTAAGTCACAAGTTGGTTACTCTTATACTCAGCAAGAACAGGTTTAGGTCGGCAGTATCATctcaagaagtgagttcttTGTATCAGCTTCAACATTTGGATCTTTCATTCAATACATTCGTTGGTCCGTTTCCCACTTCCTTGATGTCTCTCCCTGCCATAACTTACTTGAACATTTCACACAACAAACTCACCGGGCGGCTTTCGACAAATCTTTCCTGCAACTCGGAGTTGATGTTAGTGGATCTCTCATCAAATCTTCTTACAGGAAACTTGCCTGCTTGTCTTAAACCGAGTTCCAGCACAAGCAGAGATGTTGTCTATGCAGGTAACTGCTTGGCTACTTCAAATGAAGACCAGCGTCCAGTTTCTTATTGTAGCAATGAAGCTCTTGCTGTTGGAATCATACCACAGAGGAGGAACAGGGTTTCCAAGTTGAGTATTGCCTTAGGTGTAATTGCAGGCATTCTTGGGATGATTCTCCTTGCTGGTGCATTGTTTGTAGTTGTCAGGAGAATGAATGCTAAGAGAACAGCAACGAAAGCTTCACCAAGATTGATCAAAGATAatgcttcatttggatacacaTCAAAGCTACTCTCAGATGCAA GGTATATCTCTCAGACAATGAAGCTAGGAGCACTAGGTCTTCCTTCTTACAGGACATTCTCTCTGGAAGAACTTGAGTATGCCACAAACAACTTTGAATCCTCTGCTTTCATGGGTGAAGGTTCTCAAGGACAG ATTTATAGAGGGAGGTTGAAAGATGGATCCTTTGTGGCAATAAGATGTTTGAAAATGAAGAAAAGTTGCAGTACCCAAAACCTGATGCATCACATTGAGCTCATTGCTAAACTGAGACACCGTAATTTGGTTAGTGTGTTAGGGCACTGCTTTGAGTGCTACTTAGATGATTCAACAGTCAGCAGAATGTTCTTTGTCTTTGAGTATGTCCCAAATGGAGAACTCAGGAGCTGGATCTCAG AGGGGCATATGGGAAGATTGCTTACTTGGGAACAACGCATAAGCATAGCCATAGGTGTAGCAAAAGGGATCCAGTTCTTGCATACTGGTATTGTGCCTGGTGTTTATGATAATAACCTGAGAATAACAGACGTTTTGCTTGATAATAACCTCGCTGCAAAAATCAGTAGCTATAACCTTCCATTGCTAGTGGAAGGTCTTGGAAAG GTGGGGCAAGTAGTATCTCGAACCTGTCCGAAAGGCACTCTAAG CATCAAAGATGAAGATAAGATCGATATCTATGACTTTGGAGTGATCTTGCTTGAACTTATAGTGGGAAGACCATTAAGAGCAAAGGGTCAAGTCGATGTTCTAAAAGAGCAG TTACAAGCAAGCATCTCAGGGGATGATGGAGCGCGTAGGAGCATGGTGGATCCAACGGTCCATAGAACATGTTCAGACCAATCACTCAAGACGATGATGGAGATATGTGTAAGGTGTCTCATCAAAGACCCTTTAGACCGGCCTTCCATTGAAGATGTCCTGTGGAATCTTCAGTTTGCTTCTCAAGTCCAAGAAGGCTGGCTACAAAACAGCAATCCTCCTAGCATTCGCGGCTCGCCTTCTCCTGCTGCttcctctcttcctcctccCTCTCGTTTACACATTACAACACTCGAGTCTCCCCGTGATTCAGGTA GATATGAAGAACATGAGAGGTAG